TTCAGGCTTATACTCATTATACTTTAAAGTTTCCGAATGAGAAAATGCAACCAAAAATTTCAGGAAATTTTGAATTGATTGTTTACAAAAGCTCGGTTGATCAACCGCTTTTCAAAAGAAGATTTTCGATTGTGGAAGAGAATGTGAATTTAGCATTGAATATTTCTAGAATTGCAGACGCGAAAAATCCAAATATCAACCAAAGGGTAGAAGTACAGGCTGTTTCAAAAGCCGGAGATCTTACTTCGAATGTAAATTCAATGACACTTACGGTGATGCAGAATAACAACCCGAATATGAAGATTACGAATCAGAAACCAAGCGCAACGATGGGAAATCAATTACTTTTTCAACAGTTGGGTCTTGCTTTTCCTGGAAATAACGAGTTTTATTATTTTGATAATAAAAACATGAAACTTGCAGCTGATATGGTGCGTGAAACTGGAATTGTTGACGGAGTTAACCAAACGTATCTTCATCCGGTTTGGGCGTATCCTTTAAATTATCAATATCAACCGGATGTAAACGGAGCTTGGTATTACCGAAGAAATGATTTGGGATTAGAAAGAGATGCGACTCGTGAAGCTGATTATGCATGGGTGCATTTTTCGATAGATTCTGATCCGATAGATAAAGAATTGTATGTTGTAGGTGGATTTAATGATTTTAAAGCAACCAAAGAATTCCAAATGCATTATGATGAAGCGGCAAAAAAATATGTTGCTAAAGTGTATATGAAGCAAGGTTTTTACAATTATATTTTAGCAACGAAAGAAGCAAATGGTTCTTTAAATTTAGGGGAGATCAATGGTAATTTCTGGCAGACGGAAAATCTTTATCAGGCATTTTTATATTACAAACCTTTCGGTAGAAATTATGATGGTTTGGCTGGATATGGAGAATTCAGAACGCCGGTAAGATAATATTGTATGTATTTACTTTCTGAAATTTAGATTATAATTTAAAATACAAAACCTTCCAAACTTGCACATTTGGAAGGTTCTGTTAAAAGTGTTTAATGCCTTAAGAGAAGACATCAACAGAAAAATTAAACTATATAATAATGTCAAAAAAGTTCTATACTAAAGGAATTCTTAATTGCTTTCCTTAAAAACTGCCGTTATAAAAAGACTGTCGTTGTCTTCAAATAAATAATAAATCTGTACAGGGAAATTTTCCGTTTTATAAACCTGAAGTTCTCTGTTTTTTATATCTAATTTTTGATGATCACTCAAAATCATATTGATCGATTCTTTTAGATCATTCAGGAAATCTTTGTCTTTGTTCTGTTCCTCAGCATTGAAAACCCGCATCAGCATTCTAATGTCATTTTTTGCAATCGATGATAGCAAAACTTTCATTACGCGCAGATTTTTTCTAATTCAGAAATGTTCTCAAAAAAATCAAGTTTCGTTGCTGGGTTTTCTGCATGAAATTCAATTCTGCTAGAGACTTCATCCAACTGAAATTGTGAAACATTAGATTTTACAGTTGTATCTAAATTATCGACGATCTTAATGAATGCTTCTGCAAGTTCCGGAGTGAAATTTTCAATCTTCTTTTTTAATATTTCTAAACTTGTGTTCATCATTGTAAAAATTTTAAGTAACCCCTATCTTTTGATAGGGTAAAAGTATGAAAAAATATCAAAATACAAAATTAACCCCTGTTAAAATTTAAATTATTTCTCAAGAAATATATTTTTATTTTATTTTGATTGTTTTTTTAGGGGGTATTGTTGAAAATAAATAAAAAAAGACATCTGATCTCTCAAATGTCTTTAATATATTTTTTTAAATAAGTTTTAAACTAAATAAAACTCATTCAGTTTTTCTTCACAGAGTATTTTTACCACATCGATCCATCGGTCTTCATCGTTCAGACAAGGGATGTAATGGAAATTTTCACCACCACCGTGTTCAAACTGATGTTTTCCTTCTACAGAAATTTCTTCTAAAGTTTCGAGACAATCAGAAACGAAAGCCGGACAAACAATGGCAAGGTTTTTAATTCCTTTTTTACCAATAGTTTCTAAAGTTTCATCAGTATAAGGTTCCATCCATTTGTCCTTTCCTAATCGGGATTGGAAGGTAACCATCACTTTTTCTTTCGGTAAACCTAATTTTTTAATCACAGAATTGGTCACATCAAAACATTGATGGCGATAACAAAACTGATGACTCGGATTGTTTTCTCTGGAGCAACAATCATTCAGATTACACGTGTTTGTAGGATCTGTTTTATAAATATGTCTTTCCGGAACACCGTGATAAGAAAACTGTAATGCGTCGAAATTTTCAGGAAGTTTTTCTCTGATGCTTTCTGCAAGACAGTCGATGTAGATCTCTCTGTTGTAAAAAGGCTGAATGTAATTGATCTTAATTCCCGGGAATTTCTTTTTTCTTACTTCCTCGGCTTTTTCAATCACCGTTTCTGTTGTACTCATCGCATATTGCGGATACAAAGGGAAAAGGACAATTTCCGAAACTCCTTGGTCAACCAACTTTTGAATTCCTGCTTCAATACTCGGTTGTGCATATCGCATCCCGATTTCTACCGGAACATCAACCAGCTTTTGAAGTTTTTTCTGAATTCTCTGAGTGATCACAATCAATGGAGAACCTTCATCTGTCCAAACCGTTTTGTAGGCTTCTGCAGATTTTGCGGGCCTTGTATTTAAAATAATTCCCTGCACCAAAAGCGCACGGAAAAACCATCGGTAATCAATTACCTTTTCGTCCATCAAAAACTCATCAAGATATTCTCTTACATCGGGTACAGACGTTGATCTTGGTGAGCCGAGATTGACTAATAATATTCCTTTCATAAATATAAGTAATGAGTAATTGGTAATGAGTAATGCATTGCTGATTGCACATTACTCATTACTAATATTTTTATCCGTTTACAGCTTCTACGTGTTCAACTAACTCAGGAACGAATTGTTTTAAAATATTTTCAATTCCTCCTTTTAATGTTGCGGTTGAACTTGGGCATCCTGAACAAGCACCTTGTAGCAACATCTTTGCCGTTTTGTTTGCAGCGTCGTATTCCATCAAAGAAATTTTTCCACCATCGTTTTCTACAGCAGGAGCTACATATTCATTTAAAATATCTGAAATTT
Above is a genomic segment from Chryseobacterium mulctrae containing:
- a CDS encoding type IX secretion system plug protein; translation: MKTLQIFLLSLGSLAFGQNIQSIQLFNPQTNDETPVITMNQQLVLSFDDLTNSSELYRYTIKHFDRNWEDDNLFFSEIANGSMNALLDQFQYSFNTLQAYTHYTLKFPNEKMQPKISGNFELIVYKSSVDQPLFKRRFSIVEENVNLALNISRIADAKNPNINQRVEVQAVSKAGDLTSNVNSMTLTVMQNNNPNMKITNQKPSATMGNQLLFQQLGLAFPGNNEFYYFDNKNMKLAADMVRETGIVDGVNQTYLHPVWAYPLNYQYQPDVNGAWYYRRNDLGLERDATREADYAWVHFSIDSDPIDKELYVVGGFNDFKATKEFQMHYDEAAKKYVAKVYMKQGFYNYILATKEANGSLNLGEINGNFWQTENLYQAFLYYKPFGRNYDGLAGYGEFRTPVR
- the hemH gene encoding ferrochelatase; this encodes MKGILLVNLGSPRSTSVPDVREYLDEFLMDEKVIDYRWFFRALLVQGIILNTRPAKSAEAYKTVWTDEGSPLIVITQRIQKKLQKLVDVPVEIGMRYAQPSIEAGIQKLVDQGVSEIVLFPLYPQYAMSTTETVIEKAEEVRKKKFPGIKINYIQPFYNREIYIDCLAESIREKLPENFDALQFSYHGVPERHIYKTDPTNTCNLNDCCSRENNPSHQFCYRHQCFDVTNSVIKKLGLPKEKVMVTFQSRLGKDKWMEPYTDETLETIGKKGIKNLAIVCPAFVSDCLETLEEISVEGKHQFEHGGGENFHYIPCLNDEDRWIDVVKILCEEKLNEFYLV